In one Lolium rigidum isolate FL_2022 chromosome 3, APGP_CSIRO_Lrig_0.1, whole genome shotgun sequence genomic region, the following are encoded:
- the LOC124698738 gene encoding uncharacterized protein LOC124698738 isoform X1: protein MTGMLRCLSLLNSVNHLIQNGQQLDAIRLACVLNLTDKYPPLSMMNEYVDKAKKTAQEILSMESDSPESLNQAMTKQVNALILSWRAVDEYNIESVHRNSIKAEITRLLHEYAHKRQSLSDASSPGLNEEQQEQCQQELQVLEEQLREKQQTKAQELQPKWSGQESGEKGQNKKRKRNNYRQKMHHRFHKQPRLSHAGSFAHSAYNAGSGFGHQGGQRFPGVRGGAIRYGGPYYRVAPDDATYRPN from the exons ATGACTGGTATGCTACGATGCCTCTCACTACTGA ACTCAGTCAATCATCTGATTCAGAATGGACAACAACTTGATGCTATCAGACTTGCATGCGTTTTGAATTTGACCGATAAATATCCTCCACTTTCCATGATGAATGAATATGTTGACAAGGCTAAGAAGACTGCTCAAGAGATACTAAGCATGGAAAGTGATTCACCGGAGTCTCTG AATCAGGCCATGACAAAGCAGGTTAATGCTCTAATATTGTCATGGAGGGCAGTTGATGAGTACAATATCGAGTCTGTCCACCGCAATAGCATCAAGGCAGAAATTACCCGGTTATTACATGAATATGCACACAAGAGGCAAAGTTTATCAGATGCTTCTTCGCCTGGTTTGAATGAAGAGCAGCAAGAGCAGTGTCAGCAGGAGCTGCAAGTGCTGGAAGAGCAGCTCCGAGAGAAGCAGCAAACCAAGGCACAAGAGCTGCAGCCAAAATGGAGTGGGCAAGAGTCAGGGGAGAAGGGGCAAAACAAGAAGCGCAAGAGAAACAATTACCGGCAGAAGATGCATCATAGATTTCATAAGCAGCCTAGGTTATCTCATGCTGGTTCATTTGCCCATTCTGCATACAATGCAGGGTCAGGATTTGGTCATCAGGGCGGCCAACGATTTCCAGGAGTTCGAGGCGGGGCAATTCGATATGGTGGTCCCTATTATCGCGTAGCACCTGATGACGCGACCTATCGACCTAACTGA
- the LOC124698738 gene encoding uncharacterized protein LOC124698738 isoform X2 has translation MTDSVNHLIQNGQQLDAIRLACVLNLTDKYPPLSMMNEYVDKAKKTAQEILSMESDSPESLNQAMTKQVNALILSWRAVDEYNIESVHRNSIKAEITRLLHEYAHKRQSLSDASSPGLNEEQQEQCQQELQVLEEQLREKQQTKAQELQPKWSGQESGEKGQNKKRKRNNYRQKMHHRFHKQPRLSHAGSFAHSAYNAGSGFGHQGGQRFPGVRGGAIRYGGPYYRVAPDDATYRPN, from the exons ATGACTG ACTCAGTCAATCATCTGATTCAGAATGGACAACAACTTGATGCTATCAGACTTGCATGCGTTTTGAATTTGACCGATAAATATCCTCCACTTTCCATGATGAATGAATATGTTGACAAGGCTAAGAAGACTGCTCAAGAGATACTAAGCATGGAAAGTGATTCACCGGAGTCTCTG AATCAGGCCATGACAAAGCAGGTTAATGCTCTAATATTGTCATGGAGGGCAGTTGATGAGTACAATATCGAGTCTGTCCACCGCAATAGCATCAAGGCAGAAATTACCCGGTTATTACATGAATATGCACACAAGAGGCAAAGTTTATCAGATGCTTCTTCGCCTGGTTTGAATGAAGAGCAGCAAGAGCAGTGTCAGCAGGAGCTGCAAGTGCTGGAAGAGCAGCTCCGAGAGAAGCAGCAAACCAAGGCACAAGAGCTGCAGCCAAAATGGAGTGGGCAAGAGTCAGGGGAGAAGGGGCAAAACAAGAAGCGCAAGAGAAACAATTACCGGCAGAAGATGCATCATAGATTTCATAAGCAGCCTAGGTTATCTCATGCTGGTTCATTTGCCCATTCTGCATACAATGCAGGGTCAGGATTTGGTCATCAGGGCGGCCAACGATTTCCAGGAGTTCGAGGCGGGGCAATTCGATATGGTGGTCCCTATTATCGCGTAGCACCTGATGACGCGACCTATCGACCTAACTGA